DNA sequence from the Aneurinibacillus sp. REN35 genome:
ATGCGGAAGCATACCTTGGCGAAACGGTAACACAAGCGGTTATCACTGTTCCGGCATACTTCAATGACAGCCAGCGTCAGGCAACAAAAGACGCCGGTAAAATTGCCGGCCTTGAAGTGCTGCGCATTGTCAATGAGCCGACAGCCGCTTCCCTTGCATATGGTATGGAGAAGGAAGAGGATCAAACGATTCTTGTATATGACCTTGGCGGCGGTACATTTGACGTTTCTATCCTTGAGTTGGGTGATGGCTTCTTCGAAGTAAAAGCAACCAGCGGGGACAACCAACTGGGCGGTGATGATTTTGACCAGGTCGTTATCGATTACCTGGTAGCGGAGTTCAAAAAAGAGAACGGTATCGATCTATCGATTGACCGTATGGCGATGCAGCGTTTAAAAGATGCAGCGGAAAAAGCGAAAAAAGACCTTTCTGGTGTATTGACGACGACAATTTCCCTGCCGTTCATCACAGCGGATGCAACCGGTCCAAAACACTTGGAAGTGAATTTAACTCGTGCAAAATTCGAAGAGTTGAGCGCACAGCTTGTAGAGCGTACCATGGTGCCAACGCGCCGTGCATTGTCGGATGCGGGTCTTCAGCCTTCCCAAATTGATAAGGTCATTCTTGTCGGTGGCTCTACTCGTATTCCTGCCGTACAGGAAGCGATTAAGAAAGCCACAGGTAAAGAGCCGTATAAAGGCGTAAATCCAGACGAAGTGGTAGCGCTTGGTGCGGCTGTTCAAGCAGGTGTATTAACAGGTGATGTAAAAGACGTCGTCCTGCTTGACGTAACGCCACTGTCTCTTGGTATTGAAACAATGGGCGGCGTTATGACAAAGCTGATCGAACGCAATACAACCATTCCTACAAGCAAGTCACAGGTATTCTCTACAGCTGCTGACAATCAAACAGCGGTAGACATTCATGTACTGCAAGGGGAACGTCCGATGGCAGGCGACAACAAGACATTAGGCCGCTTCCAATTGACTGACATTCCACCGGCACCACGCGGCATTCCGCAAATCGAAGTAAGCTTTGATATTGATGCCAACGGTATCGTAAACGTATCTGCCAAAGACCTTGGAACAGGTAAGCAGCAGCAGATCACGATCACGTCTTCTTCTGGTCTGAGCGATGATGAAGTAGATCGCATGGTGCGCGAGGCCGAAGAGAATGCGGAAGCTGATAAACAGCGCAAAGAGCAGGTTGAGGTGCGAAATGAAGCGGATCAACTTGTCTTTACGACAGAGAAAACACTCAAGGAACTTGGCGACAAAGTCGAACAGGCAGAGATTGATAAAGCAAATGCGGCAAAAGATAAGCTGAAAACGGCGCTTGAAGGTTCTGATCTTGAGGCGATCCGTACGGCAAAAGATGAGCTGCAAGAAGTTGTTCAACAGCTCTCTGTGAAGCTGTATGAGCAGGCAGCACAGCAGGCACAAACAGCACAAGGTGCGGAACAAGCCGGCAAAAAGGACGATGACAATGTAGTCGACGCAGACTATACGGTAGTAGACGAAGACGAAAAGAAATAATATGCAGGTGCAAGGGAAAAAGTCAAAGTCAGGGCAACTTGGCTTTGACTTTTTTTCGCAACCTGATATGATGAATTTTATGAGTCAAACAGTGCGGGAGTGAAGAGCATGAGCAAACGCGATTACTACGAGGTGCTGGGCGTAGAAAAGTCCGCCTCGGAAGATGAAATAAAGAAAGCGTACCGTAAGCTGGCGCGCAAATACCATCCGGACGTGAACAAAGAACCGGATGCGGAAGCGAAGTTTAAGGAAGTAAAGGAAGCATACGACGTGCTGAGCGATTCGCAGAAGCGGGCGAGCTATGATCGCTTTGGTCATGCAGGTGCTGAGCAGGGTGGTTTTGGCGGCGGTGCCGGTGACTTTGGTGGCTTCGGTGATATTTTCGATATGTTTTTTGGTGGCGGTGGACGTGGTAATCCGAATGCTCCGCGTCAGGGAGATGACCTGCAGTATACGATGCAGATCGACTTTAAAGAAGCGGTATTCGGCAAAGAGATGGACATTGAGATTCCTAAGGAAGCAACGTGTTCGAAATGTGATGGCTCTGGAGCCGAGCCGGGCAGCAAGGTGGAAACCTGTCATACATGCGGCGGTGCCGGGCAGCAGGAGGTTGTACAAAACACCCCATTCGGCCGTGTTGTAAACCGTCGTGTCTGTCCAACCTGTAAAGGAAGCGGACAATTCGTTTCCGTTAAATGCAGCAAGTGCCATGGCAGTGGAAAAGAAAGTGTGCGCCGAAAAATCCACATCAAAATTCCGGCAGGGGTCGATGATGGAGCGAGAATGCGCATCAATGGCGAAGGTGAACTGGGCGCGAACGGTGGACCGCCGGGGGATTTGTATGTTGTATTCCGTGTGAAGTCTCATGAGTTCTTTGAACGGGATGGCAACGATATCTTCTGTAAAGTTCCGATCACATTTGCCCAGGCTGCGCTTGGTGACGAGATCGAAGTGCCGACTATTGATGGCAAAGTTAAATTGAAAGTGCCGGCAGGTACACAAACAGGAACAAAATTCCGTCTGCGAGGACATGGGGTACCTTATCTGAATCGTTCAGGCAAAGGCGATCAGCATGTAAAGGTTGTTGTGGTGACACCGACCAAGCTCAATGACAGACAGAAGGAATTGCTGCGTGAACTTGCAGATATTGGCGGAGAAGAAGTTCATGGCAGCGGCGAGACCTCATTTTTTGATAAAATGAAAAAGGTGCTGCGCGGAGAGATGTAAGGGTATGTGCGAACAGCAAACGAGAGGATGGAGCCATACACAATGAAGTGGTCTGAAGTAAGCGTTCATACGACGCAGGAAGCCATTGAGGCGGTTTCGAATATTTTGCAGGAAGCAGGCGCAAGCGGTGTCGTAATCGAAGATCCGGAAGTGCTTACACGCGAATGGCAGGATAAGTTCGGTGAAATATATCAACTTTCAGCGAAGGATTATCCGACTGAGGGCGTCATTGTGAAAGCCTATCTTCTCGCAAGCGATGCGCTTAATGAGACGATAGAAGCAATCAAACAGGGTCTTGACGAGCTTTCTTCCTTCGGGATTGAAGTGGGAGAGGGTACCGTAACTCTTGCTGAGGTACAGGAAGAGGAATGGGAGACGGCCTGGAAGAAGTATTATAAGCCGGTAGAAGTGTCCGAGAGAATTACCATTACGCCCACGTGGGAGAACTATATTCCGAAGAAGGAGAATGAGCTCATTATCGAGCTTGATCCGGGCATGGCGTTTGGTACAGGGACACATCCGACGACTGTCATGTGCATTCGTGCATTGGATGAAGCGATTAAGGGTGGCGAGACGGTGATCGACGTCGGCTGCGGAACCGGTGTGCTTAGTATTGCTGCAGCCAAGTTGGGCGCAGCATCCGTTCGTGCGCTTGATCTCGATGAAGTCGCTGTAGAGTCGGCACAGACGAACGTAGAGCTGAACGGTACCGCGCAAAAAGTAGCAGTTGAACAGAATAATCTACTGGATGGTGTAGCGGGACCGGTTGATCTCATTGTCGCTAATATTTTGGCTGAAGTTATTACGCTGTTTGTCGATGATGCTGCTCGTGTAGTGGCACCAGGCGGCTTATTCATCACCTCCGGTATTATTACACAGAAAGAAGCCGACGTACGCGAGGCGATGGAGCGGGCGGGGTTTAGTATTATTGACGCGCATTACATGCATGATATGTATGAAAAAGAAGACGGATCTCGTTATACGGATACCGATACGGTGGCACCGCCAAGCCTTCGCGACCGCAGCGAGCTTGCATCAGGCTGGGTATGCCTTGTAGCGGAACGAAAAGCAGAGTGAGGGATGAAGCATGCAGCGATATTTTGTAGACCCTTCGCAGATGGATGAGCAGTTCGTAACGATTACGGGAGATGATGTGAATCATATTGTCCGTGTTATGCGTTCGCGCCCAGGAGATGAAGTGATCTGCTGCAGCGGCTTAGGACGCGACGTGCGGGGTGCCATTGATGTGATCGAGTCAGACCATGTGCGGGTGCGCATTCTTGAAGAAGGTCTTGCGAATCGAGAGCTTCCGGTGCAAGTTACCATTGCGCAAGGACTGCCAAAGGGTGATAAAATGGAGCTGGTCATTCAGAAAGGCACTGAACTCGGTGCTTTTTCTTTTTGCGCATTCACATCCATGCGCACAGTGGTCAAGCTCGATGATAAAAAAGAAAAGAAACGGATAGAGCGATGGCAAAAAATTGCCAAAGAGGCCGCCGAGCAGTCACACAGAAGTCGGGTTCCTGATGTGATGAATGTGCTTAGCTGGCGTGAGCTGCTTGCATCTGCGCCTCGTTTCCATTATGCTTTATTTGCATATGAGAAAGAAGAGATGGCCACGCTGCGCCGTGCGCTCTCAAGCGTCCCCGCAGGCTCAACGATTCTGCTTGTGATCGGGCCGGAGGGCGGCTTCGATGAGAAAGAAGTCGCAGAGGCAGAAGCGGCTGGCTTTGTGAGTGTATCGCTTGGAAGGCGGATTCTACGTGCAGAAACGGCGCCGCTCTATGCGCTATCCTGCATGTCTTATGCCTTTGAACAAGCATGATTCAATCGATAAGAGACAGGGGCAATTTTATAGTAAGGAGTTGGACAATCCATGCCAACTGTAGCATTTCATACGCTCGGCTGTAAGGTTAACCATTATGAAACAGAAGCCATCTGGCAACTGTTTAAGCAGGCCGGGTATGAGAAAATAGATTTTGAGCAGGCTGCGGACGTGTATGTGATTAATACTTGTACCGTAACCAATACAGGTGACAAAAAAAGCCGCCAAGTTATTCGCCGTGCAATTCGCCGTAATCCGGAAGCGGTTGTAGCGGTAACGGGTTGCTATGCGCAGACAACGCCGCATGAGATCATGGCCATTCCTGGCGTTGATATTGTCGTAGGCACATCAGGACGCGACAATTTAATCGAATATGTGGATCAATATCTGCAAGAGCGTCAGCCGATTAATGCCGTATCGAATATTATGAAGGCACGCGAATATGAAGAACTGGATGTACCGGAATTTACAGATCGGACGCGTGCGTCTTTGAAGATTCAAGAAGGCTGCAATAATTTCTGTACGTTCTGCATCATTCCATGGGCGCGGGGATTGATGCGTAGCCGTAAACCGGAAAGTGTAGTCGAGCAGGCGAACAAGTTGGTGGCAGCAGGGTATAAGGAAATCGTTCTTACCGGTATTCACACCGGGGGATACGGCGAAGACTTAGAAGGCTACAATCTGGCTCGTTTGCTGCGTGATCTAGATACGAAGGTTCCGGGGCTGAAGCGTATTCGCATTAGCTCCATCGAAGCAAGTCAGATTACAGATGAAGTCATTGATGTACTGAATACGTCAGATAAGATGTGTCGTCATCTGCATGTGCCGCTACAGGCAGGCGATGATGATGTGCTCAAGCGTATGCGTCGCAAATATACGACGGATGAGTTCCGCCGTAAAATCGAACAGTTGCATGAGGCACTGCCTGACGTAGCGATCACAACTGACGTAATTGTTGGCTTCCCTGGTGAGACAGAAGAGATGTATGAAAGAGGCTACCGCTTCATTGAAGAGATGAAGTTTGCTGAATTACATGTCTTCCCGTATTCGAAGCGGAGCGGTACTCCGGCGGCTCGGATGGAAGATCAGGTGGATGAAGAAGTTAAGAATCGTCGTGTGCATGAATTGATCGCACTCTCTGATAAGCTGGCGGTAGATTATGCAAGCAAGTTTGTCGGTGATGTGCTTGAAGTTATTCCTGAAGAGGCGTACAAGGAAGCACCGGAGAGCGGATTGTACGTTGGTCATGCAGATAACTACCTGAAGCTCGTATTTGAAGCCGATGAATCGCTTGTCGGCAAGATCTGCAAAGTACGTCTTGATGAACCGGGCTCGGAATATTGCAAGGGTACATTCGCACGAGTATTGAGTGAAGAAGCGCTCAAGGCGTAAGGAATGCTGGTGAAGAAAGCGAGACTGTTTTGCACAGTTTCGCTTTTTTTTTGCTGGTGTTTTTTTGTATAATTCTAGACAAGTCAGTAGATCAGTTGAGGAGTCATATATGATTCATTTGGACAATTGGCCCATTCGCCGCAAGATTACACTGCTTGCCTTTGGCATCGTCTTATATACTCTCTTGATGGGTGCGACCATTCTAATCGGTAAAATCGCCAGCGTTAAGGTAGAGGATGTAAGTCAGCGTTCGCTGCTGACGGCAAAGGTGACAGCACAGATGCCGGAGGTGCAGCGAGCCGTAGAGAAGCCGCTCGGTGCGTCATTTATCCAGCCTTTGATAGAGAAAGTGCGGGCGATTTATGGGGCAGACTATATTGTTGTCGTCGATATGGATGGCAAGCGTATGTCACACCCGATCGAGAGTCGGATTGGCACGTTTTTCAATACGAATGAAGCCAAGCCTGCATTTGCTGAACATGTCTATATTGATCGGGTGACAGGGGATCTTGGAGAAGGGGTTCGGGCATATGCACCGATTATGAATGAGGAACATCAGCAGATTGGGGTCGTCATGGTAGGAAATACGGTCCCAAAACTATTTGTCATCATTGAAGATATGGGCAAGGAAATGGGGCTGATTCTCTCCTTAACACTCGGATTCGGCATTTTGGGTGCTTATCTCCTTGCAAGCCATATTAAGCAGCAGACATTCCAACTCGAACCACAGGAACTTGCAAGGACGCTAGATGAGCGAACGTCGGCGTTCCATGCGATTCATGAAGGAATTATTGCGATTGATGATCAGGAACGCATCACCGTTATTAACGAATCGGCCCGTCGCATGCTGAAGGTAGAAGGCAAGGCAGTAGGAGGTAACATTCGTGAGGTTATCCCGGATACGCGCCTTCCGGAGATCTTAGAACTAGGCGAGGCGATTTATAACCAGCAGTTCTATATTGGCGACACGTTGATCTTCAGCAATCGTGTTCCAATTAAGGTAAAAGGAAAAACCGTGGGAGCACTGGCGATTTTTCAGGACAAGACCGAGGTCACGCAGATGGCGGAAGAGCTTACAGGTGTGAAAGCATTTGTTGATGCGCTTCGCGCTAAAAATCATGAGCACAGCAATAAGCTTCATACGATTGCTGGACTCATTCAATTAGGTAAAGAGCAGGAAGCGCTGCGTTATATTTTTCAGCTTGATGAAGATGAAGAGAATGTAGCTCATTACATTAGCTGCCGCATTCAGGATATCAATCTGACCGGTCTTCTGATCGGAAAAATCAGCCGGGCAAAAGAGCTTGATATTGCGCTTCATATTGACCCGTATAGTGAATTTAATCGTTTTCCCGAAGGGGTCACCTATCATGACCTTGTTATCATTATCGGAAATCTTATCGAGAATGCCTTCGATGGACTCGCAGAAGTAAACAATCGCCCCAAACGGGTAGACGTATCCATTGTACAGGACGATACCTATCTTACAATTGAGGTAGAGGACAATGGCATCGGCATTCCGCAAGCAATACAGACACATATCTTTGATAAGGGCTTCTCGACCAAGCAGAAAGGGGAG
Encoded proteins:
- the dnaK gene encoding molecular chaperone DnaK, whose product is MAKVIGIDLGTTNSCVAVMEGGEPVVIPNPEGNRTTPSVVAFKNGERIVGEAAKRQAITNPDNTVSSIKRYMGENHKVTLEGKDYTPQEVSAMVLQKLKSDAEAYLGETVTQAVITVPAYFNDSQRQATKDAGKIAGLEVLRIVNEPTAASLAYGMEKEEDQTILVYDLGGGTFDVSILELGDGFFEVKATSGDNQLGGDDFDQVVIDYLVAEFKKENGIDLSIDRMAMQRLKDAAEKAKKDLSGVLTTTISLPFITADATGPKHLEVNLTRAKFEELSAQLVERTMVPTRRALSDAGLQPSQIDKVILVGGSTRIPAVQEAIKKATGKEPYKGVNPDEVVALGAAVQAGVLTGDVKDVVLLDVTPLSLGIETMGGVMTKLIERNTTIPTSKSQVFSTAADNQTAVDIHVLQGERPMAGDNKTLGRFQLTDIPPAPRGIPQIEVSFDIDANGIVNVSAKDLGTGKQQQITITSSSGLSDDEVDRMVREAEENAEADKQRKEQVEVRNEADQLVFTTEKTLKELGDKVEQAEIDKANAAKDKLKTALEGSDLEAIRTAKDELQEVVQQLSVKLYEQAAQQAQTAQGAEQAGKKDDDNVVDADYTVVDEDEKK
- the dnaJ gene encoding molecular chaperone DnaJ, with protein sequence MSKRDYYEVLGVEKSASEDEIKKAYRKLARKYHPDVNKEPDAEAKFKEVKEAYDVLSDSQKRASYDRFGHAGAEQGGFGGGAGDFGGFGDIFDMFFGGGGRGNPNAPRQGDDLQYTMQIDFKEAVFGKEMDIEIPKEATCSKCDGSGAEPGSKVETCHTCGGAGQQEVVQNTPFGRVVNRRVCPTCKGSGQFVSVKCSKCHGSGKESVRRKIHIKIPAGVDDGARMRINGEGELGANGGPPGDLYVVFRVKSHEFFERDGNDIFCKVPITFAQAALGDEIEVPTIDGKVKLKVPAGTQTGTKFRLRGHGVPYLNRSGKGDQHVKVVVVTPTKLNDRQKELLRELADIGGEEVHGSGETSFFDKMKKVLRGEM
- a CDS encoding 16S rRNA (uracil(1498)-N(3))-methyltransferase, producing the protein MQRYFVDPSQMDEQFVTITGDDVNHIVRVMRSRPGDEVICCSGLGRDVRGAIDVIESDHVRVRILEEGLANRELPVQVTIAQGLPKGDKMELVIQKGTELGAFSFCAFTSMRTVVKLDDKKEKKRIERWQKIAKEAAEQSHRSRVPDVMNVLSWRELLASAPRFHYALFAYEKEEMATLRRALSSVPAGSTILLVIGPEGGFDEKEVAEAEAAGFVSVSLGRRILRAETAPLYALSCMSYAFEQA
- the mtaB gene encoding tRNA (N(6)-L-threonylcarbamoyladenosine(37)-C(2))-methylthiotransferase MtaB, giving the protein MPTVAFHTLGCKVNHYETEAIWQLFKQAGYEKIDFEQAADVYVINTCTVTNTGDKKSRQVIRRAIRRNPEAVVAVTGCYAQTTPHEIMAIPGVDIVVGTSGRDNLIEYVDQYLQERQPINAVSNIMKAREYEELDVPEFTDRTRASLKIQEGCNNFCTFCIIPWARGLMRSRKPESVVEQANKLVAAGYKEIVLTGIHTGGYGEDLEGYNLARLLRDLDTKVPGLKRIRISSIEASQITDEVIDVLNTSDKMCRHLHVPLQAGDDDVLKRMRRKYTTDEFRRKIEQLHEALPDVAITTDVIVGFPGETEEMYERGYRFIEEMKFAELHVFPYSKRSGTPAARMEDQVDEEVKNRRVHELIALSDKLAVDYASKFVGDVLEVIPEEAYKEAPESGLYVGHADNYLKLVFEADESLVGKICKVRLDEPGSEYCKGTFARVLSEEALKA
- a CDS encoding ATP-binding protein, with the protein product MIHLDNWPIRRKITLLAFGIVLYTLLMGATILIGKIASVKVEDVSQRSLLTAKVTAQMPEVQRAVEKPLGASFIQPLIEKVRAIYGADYIVVVDMDGKRMSHPIESRIGTFFNTNEAKPAFAEHVYIDRVTGDLGEGVRAYAPIMNEEHQQIGVVMVGNTVPKLFVIIEDMGKEMGLILSLTLGFGILGAYLLASHIKQQTFQLEPQELARTLDERTSAFHAIHEGIIAIDDQERITVINESARRMLKVEGKAVGGNIREVIPDTRLPEILELGEAIYNQQFYIGDTLIFSNRVPIKVKGKTVGALAIFQDKTEVTQMAEELTGVKAFVDALRAKNHEHSNKLHTIAGLIQLGKEQEALRYIFQLDEDEENVAHYISCRIQDINLTGLLIGKISRAKELDIALHIDPYSEFNRFPEGVTYHDLVIIIGNLIENAFDGLAEVNNRPKRVDVSIVQDDTYLTIEVEDNGIGIPQAIQTHIFDKGFSTKQKGEHGIGLYLISSIVKRSEGDVAVDSTAGYGTWVRVKLPMERKEEQDHEYNH